One Nostoc punctiforme PCC 73102 DNA window includes the following coding sequences:
- a CDS encoding cytochrome c oxidase subunit 3 yields the protein MQRRTIHIDESPIRFDLWRRRLPNWLQRFLPSGGGSHEDHHGKGMFGFTVFLLSESIIFLSFIFTYVALRLNTKNWLPPGISGPELSTIVVINTVVLLSSSFVIQPAENALKRNQLKKFRWLWLITIAMGSYFLVGLLIEWKNLDFKITTGLVGSTFYLLTGFHGLHVLAGVVLQIIMLIRSFIPGNYNKTHFGTSATTLFWHFVDVVWVFLFSLLYLWRA from the coding sequence ATGCAACGTCGCACTATTCATATAGATGAAAGTCCTATCCGTTTTGATTTGTGGCGGCGACGCTTGCCAAATTGGTTACAGCGCTTCTTACCAAGTGGTGGCGGTAGTCATGAAGATCATCATGGTAAAGGAATGTTCGGATTTACCGTGTTCCTGCTGTCAGAAAGCATCATTTTTTTGAGTTTTATCTTTACTTATGTTGCTCTACGACTGAATACTAAAAATTGGCTGCCACCCGGTATATCGGGACCGGAATTGTCTACAATTGTAGTTATTAATACGGTAGTATTACTTTCTAGTAGCTTTGTCATTCAACCAGCAGAAAATGCACTCAAGCGTAATCAACTCAAGAAATTTCGTTGGCTATGGTTAATAACGATCGCAATGGGGAGTTACTTCTTAGTTGGTCTGCTAATTGAGTGGAAAAATCTCGATTTCAAGATTACTACAGGGTTAGTTGGTTCGACATTTTACTTACTAACAGGCTTCCACGGTCTACACGTCCTGGCTGGTGTTGTGCTTCAGATAATTATGCTGATTCGTTCATTCATCCCAGGCAACTATAATAAAACTCACTTCGGGACAAGTGCAACTACTCTATTTTGGCACTTTGTTGATGTAGTTTGGGTCTTTCTTTTCTCGCTTCTCTACCTTTGGCGAGCATAA
- a CDS encoding cytochrome c oxidase subunit I, with translation MTHDFSQEITGEQESENYQNQQGNTWQQYFSFNTDHKVIGIQYMVMTFMFFLIGGLLAMLIRAELLTPESNLVDRPLYNGLFTMHGTIMIFLWIIPFNAGLSNYLVPLMIGARDMAFPLLNAISFWILPPAGLLLLSSFFLPNGTAQSGWWSYPPISLQIPGGELINGEFIWIVSLVLIGISSIMGAVNFMTTIFWMRAPGMTFFRMPVFVWSVLSAQLLQLINLPALTGALILLLLDLSVGTQFFKPDGNGDPVIYQHLFWFYSHPAVYIMALPAFGIFAEVLPAFSRNPLFGYRSVAIATLGIAFISIFVWVHHMFTSATPGWMRMTFMATSMLVAIPTGIKAFAWTATIWRSKLHLETPMLFAMGGAAMFIFGGVTGVMLAATPFDIHVNNTYFVVGHFHYIVFNTITMAIFAAIYYWFPKITGRMYAEGWGKLHFWLTFIPANITFFSMHPLGLQGMLRRVSSYDPQYQGWNVIASLASFLLGASTLPFIANIVGSWLYGPRAVDNPWHASGLEWTTSSPPPRDNFEEIPIVKRPPYDYGNPKYSIIEDSNNNE, from the coding sequence ATGACACATGATTTTAGTCAAGAGATTACCGGGGAGCAAGAATCGGAAAATTATCAGAACCAGCAGGGTAATACCTGGCAGCAATATTTCAGTTTCAACACCGATCATAAGGTGATTGGAATTCAGTACATGGTGATGACCTTCATGTTCTTCCTGATTGGCGGACTGTTGGCGATGCTGATTCGGGCTGAATTACTCACCCCAGAATCGAATCTGGTTGATCGCCCGCTTTATAATGGTTTGTTCACCATGCACGGGACAATCATGATTTTCCTGTGGATTATTCCCTTCAATGCAGGGCTTTCTAACTACTTAGTACCATTGATGATTGGAGCGCGGGATATGGCTTTTCCCTTGCTCAACGCCATCTCCTTTTGGATTTTGCCGCCAGCTGGTCTTTTACTACTGTCTAGCTTCTTCTTGCCAAACGGGACTGCACAATCTGGCTGGTGGTCTTATCCGCCAATTAGTCTGCAAATTCCAGGTGGTGAACTGATTAACGGTGAATTTATTTGGATAGTCAGCCTAGTTTTAATCGGCATCTCTTCCATCATGGGGGCTGTCAACTTTATGACAACCATCTTTTGGATGCGGGCCCCAGGGATGACATTTTTTCGGATGCCTGTGTTTGTTTGGTCGGTTCTCAGCGCCCAGTTATTGCAACTGATTAATTTACCTGCCTTAACGGGTGCATTGATCCTGTTGTTGCTTGACCTATCCGTTGGCACACAATTCTTTAAACCGGATGGGAATGGCGATCCCGTCATTTACCAACATCTATTTTGGTTCTACTCTCACCCAGCAGTTTATATCATGGCACTACCAGCCTTTGGTATTTTTGCTGAGGTTTTGCCTGCATTTTCTCGCAATCCCCTATTTGGTTATCGGTCAGTTGCGATCGCCACCTTGGGTATTGCTTTTATCAGCATCTTCGTTTGGGTACATCACATGTTCACCAGTGCTACCCCTGGTTGGATGCGGATGACCTTCATGGCTACTTCAATGTTAGTTGCCATACCTACCGGTATTAAAGCCTTCGCTTGGACTGCCACTATCTGGAGAAGCAAGCTACATCTAGAGACACCAATGCTGTTTGCAATGGGAGGTGCAGCCATGTTTATTTTTGGCGGTGTTACTGGTGTAATGCTTGCTGCCACGCCATTTGATATCCACGTTAATAATACTTACTTTGTAGTGGGACACTTCCACTACATCGTTTTTAACACGATTACAATGGCAATCTTCGCGGCAATTTACTACTGGTTTCCCAAAATCACTGGCAGAATGTATGCTGAGGGTTGGGGCAAATTGCATTTTTGGCTGACCTTTATACCTGCCAATATCACCTTCTTCTCCATGCACCCACTAGGCTTACAAGGGATGCTACGCCGAGTCTCTTCCTACGATCCACAGTATCAAGGATGGAACGTTATCGCTAGCTTGGCATCATTCTTACTAGGAGCATCCACGCTGCCTTTTATTGCTAACATAGTAGGCTCTTGGCTTTACGGGCCAAGAGCAGTTGACAATCCTTGGCACGCTAGTGGATTGGAATGGACAACCTCTTCACCACCTCCGCGAGATAACTTTGAAGAGATTCCAATTGTCAAAAGACCTCCTTATGACTACGGTAATCCAAAGTACTCAATAATCGAAGATTCTAATAACAATGAGTGA
- a CDS encoding DoxX family protein, with the protein MIYKFAIGLAIAFFLGSFNFPQLGTYLLSSLYNTYPGGFPGLALLLLRVSTGALFILHGYPKITHLRQWAESLKMPVFLCFLSAASMLGGGIFLIIGFLTLLATLPILCSMIFAIYLHISGSKPFVAQDPYLIPEDQYQGPLGQGEPPSWEKAFMYCVMLIAIAALGPGVYSLDAFIFGR; encoded by the coding sequence ATGATTTATAAATTTGCGATTGGTCTAGCGATCGCTTTTTTTCTAGGTTCATTTAATTTCCCACAGCTAGGGACATACCTATTAAGTTCACTTTATAATACTTATCCTGGCGGATTTCCAGGATTAGCACTTTTACTATTAAGAGTTAGTACTGGTGCGTTATTCATCCTACATGGCTATCCAAAAATTACGCATCTTCGACAGTGGGCTGAGTCTCTAAAGATGCCTGTCTTTCTTTGCTTCTTATCAGCTGCGTCTATGTTAGGCGGCGGAATTTTTCTAATTATTGGATTCCTGACACTCTTAGCCACCTTGCCTATTTTATGCTCAATGATTTTTGCAATATACTTGCACATTTCTGGAAGTAAACCCTTTGTAGCCCAAGATCCATACTTAATTCCAGAAGACCAGTATCAAGGCCCTTTAGGACAAGGTGAACCGCCAAGTTGGGAAAAAGCGTTTATGTACTGCGTTATGCTAATTGCGATCGCGGCTTTAGGCCCTGGTGTATATTCGCTAGATGCTTTTATTTTTGGACGGTGA
- a CDS encoding SMP-30/gluconolactonase/LRE family protein: MSEIIEIYDDRLRAIVSPDASLQKLANGAVHSEGPVYFHEDNSVVWSDAHGNRLLRWSPTDDVSVLRDPSDYQSGNYRDLEGRLVACSSGLRAIIRREDNGEWKVLVDRYQGKRLNSPNDLVVKSDGTIWFTDPPYGITEPNQGYGGEQEQPGSYVYRFDPATDEIYPVVMDMVRPNGLAFSPDENLLYVSDTAAFNIPGGPHNIRVYEVVSVSGTTCRRHHYVKNGRVFAVIDPGQPDGFRVDKYGNIFTSSQDSVQIYSSDGTQLGKILVPETSTNLTFGGKQGERLFITAGHSLYAIDLNTRGVQQ, encoded by the coding sequence ATGTCTGAAATCATCGAAATATATGACGATCGCCTGCGTGCCATTGTATCTCCAGATGCTTCACTTCAAAAGCTAGCCAACGGTGCAGTCCATAGTGAGGGGCCTGTTTACTTTCACGAAGACAATAGTGTTGTGTGGAGTGATGCTCATGGCAACCGTTTGTTACGTTGGAGTCCTACTGATGATGTGAGTGTCCTACGTGACCCATCTGATTATCAAAGTGGTAATTACCGCGACTTGGAAGGCCGTCTTGTTGCGTGTTCATCTGGTTTGCGTGCCATAATTCGACGCGAAGACAATGGTGAGTGGAAGGTTTTAGTCGATCGCTACCAAGGCAAACGCCTGAACAGTCCAAATGATTTGGTAGTGAAAAGCGACGGCACAATTTGGTTCACCGATCCGCCTTATGGGATCACTGAGCCAAATCAAGGTTACGGTGGCGAACAAGAACAACCCGGAAGTTATGTATATCGGTTTGATCCAGCAACCGATGAGATTTATCCAGTAGTAATGGACATGGTGCGTCCTAACGGACTGGCTTTTAGTCCAGACGAAAATCTACTGTATGTTTCAGATACAGCTGCGTTTAATATTCCTGGCGGGCCTCATAACATCCGTGTGTATGAGGTCGTGAGCGTATCAGGAACCACCTGTCGTAGACATCACTATGTCAAGAATGGTCGTGTGTTTGCAGTCATCGATCCAGGACAACCTGATGGATTTCGGGTGGACAAGTACGGCAATATTTTTACTAGTTCTCAAGACAGCGTGCAGATATATTCCTCCGACGGGACTCAGTTGGGAAAAATTCTTGTACCGGAGACATCCACTAATCTCACTTTCGGCGGTAAACAAGGTGAACGCCTGTTTATTACAGCCGGTCATTCTTTATATGCTATTGACCTTAATACCCGTGGTGTACAGCAATGA
- a CDS encoding peptidoglycan-binding domain-containing protein, producing the protein MNWKVFALIPVLTLATALPGYSLTHKKSHNTATATQVAQNPQQGNTIKKSNAVHKANAKHKSNSTAVKRSNVLTVGSTGEAVKTAQNALKQQGFYTANVNGVFDNKTRSAVIKFQKSKGLRADGIIGRRTLASLK; encoded by the coding sequence ATGAATTGGAAAGTATTTGCTTTGATCCCTGTTTTGACTCTAGCTACTGCTTTGCCTGGTTACTCTTTAACCCATAAAAAAAGCCACAATACGGCTACCGCTACTCAGGTTGCACAGAATCCTCAGCAAGGCAACACTATCAAAAAGTCTAATGCTGTCCACAAGGCTAATGCCAAGCACAAATCTAATAGTACAGCAGTTAAGCGTAGTAATGTACTCACAGTAGGTAGTACGGGAGAAGCAGTCAAAACTGCTCAAAATGCTTTAAAGCAGCAAGGATTCTATACCGCAAATGTGAATGGTGTCTTTGATAATAAGACACGTTCAGCAGTGATCAAATTTCAAAAGTCTAAAGGCTTAAGAGCAGATGGAATAATTGGACGGCGGACTTTAGCATCTTTAAAATAA
- a CDS encoding NAD(P)/FAD-dependent oxidoreductase: protein MNSPVYQTVIVGGGFTGLFTALHLAHEHYPRSVILIDKDERFCFKPLLYEYFDGEMDTFQVVPRFSELLKGSGVIFVQDTVQSINLHQREVKLASGNSYNYSNLVLALGSVTGYHQVEGARENAFPFWTQADAIALDRHLRDCLQKAVQTEDVEQRRKLLTVVIVGGGASGVEMAATLADFLPHWYSALGGNSSEIRVVLLNHGKEILDGDINNPLREIAERELNKRAVPIEMIVEAEATAIGSTSIQYKRNEQIETLATHTTVWTAGTSTHPLIKDLPIPKEHRDRRDRPLVTPNLQLLDFPEVFVGGDCAAVQDNSLPPTAQVAYQQGANIAQNLKALALGEEPKPAKVNIRGTLLKLGINDAAANLFNVFEVVGETAHLIRQGTYLTLLPAPIHDFKATTEWVDEEVFHQHLDPHDVGKKVVQAAEIVGVGVVGILAARKLLKMLGDEDKNSK, encoded by the coding sequence ATGAACAGCCCAGTTTATCAAACTGTGATTGTCGGCGGTGGTTTTACCGGGCTATTTACAGCCTTACATTTAGCTCACGAACATTATCCCCGCTCTGTTATCTTGATTGATAAAGACGAGCGCTTTTGCTTTAAGCCACTATTATATGAATATTTCGATGGTGAGATGGATACCTTTCAGGTAGTGCCGCGTTTTTCGGAACTGCTTAAAGGTAGTGGTGTCATCTTTGTGCAAGATACAGTGCAATCGATAAACTTGCATCAACGGGAAGTTAAATTAGCTTCGGGAAATTCCTACAATTACAGCAATTTAGTATTAGCTTTGGGCAGCGTTACTGGCTATCATCAAGTTGAAGGTGCTAGAGAAAATGCCTTTCCTTTCTGGACGCAAGCAGATGCGATCGCTCTTGACCGTCATTTACGTGACTGTTTGCAAAAAGCTGTCCAAACTGAAGATGTAGAACAACGCCGAAAGCTATTAACAGTAGTCATAGTTGGTGGTGGTGCAAGTGGTGTGGAAATGGCAGCAACTCTAGCTGATTTTCTCCCACATTGGTATAGCGCTTTGGGAGGAAATTCAAGTGAAATTCGTGTAGTACTACTCAATCATGGTAAAGAAATCCTTGATGGTGATATAAATAACCCATTGCGTGAAATTGCCGAACGGGAATTGAACAAACGTGCTGTGCCAATAGAAATGATTGTGGAAGCAGAAGCTACTGCTATTGGTTCCACCTCAATTCAATATAAGCGTAACGAGCAAATTGAGACATTAGCTACACATACTACAGTTTGGACTGCTGGCACTTCTACCCATCCACTGATTAAAGATTTGCCAATTCCTAAAGAACATCGAGATCGTCGCGATCGCCCTTTAGTTACTCCTAACTTGCAATTACTCGATTTTCCAGAAGTCTTTGTCGGTGGTGATTGTGCAGCAGTTCAGGATAATTCGCTACCGCCTACGGCTCAAGTTGCTTATCAGCAAGGAGCCAATATTGCCCAGAATTTGAAAGCATTAGCATTAGGAGAAGAACCCAAACCTGCTAAGGTTAACATCCGGGGAACCCTTTTGAAATTGGGGATAAATGATGCTGCTGCTAACCTTTTCAATGTTTTTGAAGTTGTAGGCGAAACCGCGCATTTAATCCGTCAAGGCACTTATTTAACGCTATTACCAGCACCAATTCATGACTTTAAAGCCACCACTGAATGGGTAGATGAAGAAGTTTTTCATCAGCACCTTGACCCTCATGATGTCGGGAAAAAAGTGGTGCAAGCAGCGGAAATAGTCGGCGTAGGAGTTGTAGGTATTCTAGCTGCAAGAAAATTACTGAAAATGTTGGGAGATGAAGATAAAAACAGTAAGTAG
- the rppA gene encoding two-component system response regulator RppA codes for MRLLLVEDEADLGAAIKQVLSHEAYVVDWFLDGSQAWQYLETGWTEYTLAIFDWMLPGVSGVELCKWLRSRHLTLPVLMLTAKDRMEEKIIGLDSGADDYLIKPFGMAELLARLRALQRRASYVGATLTPQVQPRRLQVGCLILNYSTHELTRQYSHREKRVFSLTVKEFQLLEYFMRHPNHIISRDQIINQLWEIGAEPVSNVVAAQIRLLRRKLGEEDSESLIETIYGVGYRLNIHSAETGC; via the coding sequence ATGCGACTTCTATTAGTTGAAGATGAGGCAGATTTAGGTGCAGCAATTAAACAAGTCTTGAGTCATGAGGCGTATGTGGTTGACTGGTTTCTAGATGGTAGTCAGGCATGGCAGTATTTAGAAACAGGCTGGACTGAGTACACGCTAGCGATTTTTGATTGGATGCTGCCAGGAGTTTCGGGTGTGGAGTTGTGTAAATGGTTGCGATCGCGCCATTTAACTCTACCTGTATTGATGCTAACAGCTAAAGACCGGATGGAAGAAAAGATTATTGGTCTAGATAGCGGTGCAGATGATTATTTAATTAAACCATTTGGAATGGCCGAGTTACTGGCAAGATTGCGGGCATTACAAAGGCGAGCCTCTTACGTAGGAGCAACCCTTACACCTCAAGTCCAACCCCGGCGCTTACAAGTAGGTTGCCTGATACTCAATTACAGTACTCATGAACTTACTCGTCAGTATTCGCATAGAGAAAAGCGAGTATTCTCGTTAACTGTCAAGGAATTTCAATTGCTAGAATATTTCATGAGGCATCCTAACCATATTATCAGCCGCGACCAGATTATTAATCAACTTTGGGAAATTGGTGCAGAACCAGTTAGCAATGTAGTAGCAGCGCAAATTCGCTTATTGAGACGCAAATTAGGCGAAGAAGATAGCGAATCTTTGATTGAAACTATCTATGGTGTGGGTTATCGCCTAAATATTCATAGCGCGGAAACAGGCTGCTAA
- the rppB gene encoding two-component system sensor histidine kinase RppB — translation MERNPIFHQTRFRLAVWYSLVMGGILGLSGLGVYSVVAHAYHETIDQGLQSVANALHKGIESAWQQPGQLQSLAKEFSLELCVDQKNCLPKTAVIKQSIKEASNQVNYYIRLLDSSGKVFASTGIQFDKLPIISLSQHWQIITDSSGTRYRQITLPVYTQNQLSGYLQVARSLTDLDQHLAYLRLTLVLGLPISMIFVALSSWWLAGRAMQPVYYSYQQMQQFTADAAHEFRTPLAAMHSTIEAAIKLQQEPKSSNGILDVLKRQNRRLSQLVGDLLLLTKIDQKQLTEEYHPCCLNDLISDLVEELAFLAIETKVSLSKQALFAKKLYVMGNEEQLYRLISNLIVNAIQATPSGGKVTVFLEDSERYAVIKVQDTGIGIALEHQKRIFDRFYRVDSDAYDGLRLRSRSSGGSGLGLAIAIAIVQAHKGSIHVQSQPKLGSTFTVRLPHKI, via the coding sequence ATGGAACGCAATCCAATTTTCCACCAAACTCGGTTCCGCCTAGCAGTTTGGTATAGCCTAGTAATGGGTGGGATTTTAGGGCTATCTGGTCTTGGTGTTTATAGTGTTGTTGCTCATGCCTATCATGAAACCATAGATCAGGGATTACAATCAGTAGCAAACGCACTTCATAAAGGTATTGAATCGGCTTGGCAGCAACCGGGACAATTACAAAGCCTTGCTAAAGAATTTTCTTTAGAATTATGTGTAGATCAAAAAAACTGTTTGCCTAAAACAGCAGTCATTAAACAATCAATAAAAGAGGCGAGTAATCAAGTTAATTACTATATAAGGTTATTGGATAGTTCGGGAAAAGTATTTGCAAGTACAGGTATACAATTTGATAAATTACCGATTATTTCATTATCACAACATTGGCAAATTATAACAGATTCTTCTGGCACTCGATACCGCCAAATCACTTTACCTGTGTATACTCAAAATCAGCTTTCGGGTTATCTACAAGTGGCGCGAAGCCTTACTGATTTAGACCAACATCTTGCTTATTTGAGATTAACTTTGGTGTTGGGGTTGCCAATTTCAATGATTTTTGTTGCTTTGTCTAGTTGGTGGTTGGCAGGAAGGGCAATGCAACCTGTATATTATTCTTACCAACAAATGCAACAATTTACTGCTGATGCGGCCCATGAGTTTCGTACACCTTTAGCAGCGATGCACTCTACGATTGAAGCTGCTATCAAGTTACAACAAGAACCAAAATCAAGTAACGGAATTTTGGATGTTCTCAAACGCCAAAATCGCCGTCTTTCACAATTAGTAGGAGATTTGTTGCTTTTAACGAAGATAGATCAAAAACAACTAACAGAAGAATATCATCCTTGCTGTTTGAACGATTTAATTAGCGACTTAGTTGAGGAACTAGCATTTTTAGCAATTGAGACGAAGGTAAGCCTCTCAAAGCAAGCGCTCTTTGCCAAAAAACTGTACGTTATGGGAAATGAAGAACAGCTTTATCGTTTAATTTCAAATTTAATTGTTAATGCAATTCAAGCAACGCCTAGCGGGGGAAAAGTTACAGTTTTTTTAGAAGATAGCGAACGCTACGCAGTTATTAAAGTTCAAGATACAGGAATTGGTATTGCTCTAGAACATCAAAAGCGAATTTTTGATCGCTTTTACCGAGTTGATAGCGATGCCTACGACGGGCTGCGCTTACGCTCTCGTAGCTCTGGCGGTTCGGGATTGGGATTAGCGATCGCTATTGCGATCGTCCAAGCACACAAAGGCAGTATTCATGTTCAAAGTCAACCAAAGCTGGGCAGTACATTTACAGTTCGACTTCCTCATAAAATATAA
- a CDS encoding VOC family protein, translating to MLLNMRSQTDVQVQRIRAIALTVTSCNRSLDFYTQALGFELVSDITVEGQDYSDLQGITEAKIRIITLRLGDELIELMEYLNIQGKPIPTDSQSNDIWFQHLAIVVSDMDRAYAQLCSFPIGPISVAPQTILPDNQTSGGVRAFKFKDPDGHDLELIWFPPHQGQDKWHQNTNRLFLGIDHTAMSTTGYAYAISNTEQSLHFYRDLLGMQIDSRSLNWRATQARLDNLPGAEVKITGLRPVQGGLGIELLDYLVPGKGRPMPSDWKSCDIAHIQIELVVNNIEQAVEILRQNGVQFVSSRIVQFPVSGSCDRKGCLVKDPDGHAILLVTST from the coding sequence ATGCTATTGAATATGCGTAGCCAAACCGATGTACAGGTACAAAGAATTAGAGCAATTGCCTTAACAGTGACAAGCTGCAATCGCTCTTTAGATTTCTACACCCAAGCACTTGGGTTTGAATTAGTTTCCGATATCACAGTTGAAGGGCAAGATTACAGCGACTTACAAGGAATCACTGAGGCAAAAATTCGCATTATCACTTTACGGCTAGGTGATGAACTCATCGAGTTGATGGAGTATCTCAACATTCAGGGAAAACCTATTCCCACAGATTCTCAAAGTAATGACATTTGGTTCCAACATCTAGCAATTGTGGTGAGTGATATGGATCGCGCTTATGCACAATTGTGTTCATTCCCGATTGGGCCCATTTCAGTTGCTCCGCAGACAATCCTACCTGATAATCAAACATCTGGTGGTGTTCGTGCCTTTAAGTTTAAAGACCCTGATGGACATGATTTAGAGTTAATTTGGTTTCCTCCCCACCAAGGACAAGATAAATGGCATCAAAACACGAATCGCTTGTTTTTGGGAATCGACCATACTGCGATGTCTACGACGGGCTACGCCTACGCTATTTCCAATACCGAGCAGAGTCTACACTTTTACCGCGACCTCCTGGGAATGCAAATTGATAGCCGCAGTCTCAACTGGCGTGCAACCCAAGCTCGTTTAGATAATTTGCCAGGTGCCGAAGTCAAAATTACGGGCTTGCGACCTGTTCAAGGTGGCTTAGGGATTGAATTGCTAGACTATCTTGTGCCTGGAAAAGGCCGCCCAATGCCGAGTGACTGGAAAAGTTGCGATATTGCACATATACAAATTGAGCTTGTTGTCAATAATATTGAGCAGGCGGTAGAGATACTGCGGCAAAATGGAGTTCAGTTTGTCTCATCGCGGATTGTACAGTTTCCAGTTAGTGGAAGTTGCGATCGCAAAGGTTGTTTAGTTAAAGATCCTGACGGACACGCTATATTGCTTGTAACAAGCACATAA
- a CDS encoding amino acid ABC transporter substrate-binding protein, which translates to MPKYLNMFVSTKINLSCLPAFTKSKIYSAIFGLILSVSLPGVAGAETVMQKVARTGVLTAGTSRDALPFAYSDSQGKLIGYSVDMLTLIQKQLEKELGKKIQLKLVGVTPAERIPKIINRQVDIICDASSFTWERDKKIDFSVSYGVTGTQILIKKDSNLGSPESLINKRVGVLAGTTNEETIKQVQTQAKLVYFKTRAEGFAALEQGKIDAFASDSIILEGWLQTAKNQDSFAIAPPRPYSREGIACMVPENNSKFLDSVNYSLVKFMQGFVNDNPKYVAIFDRWFGSQGVVFLNRDLRDLAVETMQLMIEFHEDIPQKDL; encoded by the coding sequence ATGCCCAAATACTTGAATATGTTTGTTAGTACTAAAATAAATCTCTCGTGTTTACCTGCTTTTACTAAGTCAAAGATATATAGTGCCATATTCGGTTTGATATTATCAGTATCCCTACCTGGTGTTGCAGGGGCAGAAACTGTGATGCAAAAAGTAGCACGAACAGGAGTATTAACGGCAGGTACAAGTAGAGATGCTTTACCCTTTGCATACTCTGACAGTCAAGGAAAATTGATCGGTTATTCTGTGGATATGCTGACTTTGATCCAGAAGCAATTAGAAAAAGAATTAGGCAAAAAGATTCAACTTAAATTAGTTGGAGTTACCCCAGCAGAAAGAATTCCTAAGATAATTAACCGGCAAGTTGATATTATCTGTGATGCTAGTAGCTTTACTTGGGAGCGAGATAAAAAGATTGATTTTTCAGTTAGCTATGGTGTCACAGGTACTCAAATTTTAATTAAGAAGGACAGCAATTTAGGTTCGCCTGAATCTCTCATTAACAAGCGTGTGGGTGTACTGGCTGGAACTACCAACGAAGAAACCATCAAGCAGGTACAAACCCAAGCTAAACTTGTATATTTTAAGACTAGAGCAGAAGGATTTGCTGCTTTGGAACAGGGCAAAATTGACGCTTTTGCATCCGATAGCATTATTTTAGAGGGATGGTTACAAACAGCAAAAAATCAAGATAGTTTTGCCATCGCACCCCCTCGTCCCTATTCACGAGAAGGAATTGCTTGTATGGTTCCTGAGAATAACTCTAAATTCCTCGATTCAGTGAACTATTCCCTCGTCAAGTTTATGCAAGGATTTGTCAACGATAACCCCAAATATGTTGCGATTTTTGATCGTTGGTTTGGTTCTCAAGGTGTTGTATTTCTAAATCGAGACTTACGTGATTTAGCTGTGGAAACCATGCAATTGATGATAGAGTTTCACGAAGATATTCCCCAGAAAGATTTGTAG
- a CDS encoding cytochrome c oxidase subunit II has protein sequence MFSVFEYVLIAVYVAVLLVVSRWIGQQAFSWMPPQATAEAQRVDDLFSFLVSIGAFILLGLIGVMVYAIAFHRAPPEDYTEGHPSRGDARLEILWTATPTLLVVWIAFQSFNIYQQLNILGLKQIVHLHTPLESAPAYAETVSDAPKPASETIDVFVKQWDWSFRYPNNVTSNQLHLPINRSTRLNLQAQDVIHGFYVPEFRLKQDIIPGRDIDIVLTPTRPGKYRLKDSQFSGTYFALMETDVYVESLDRYNQWLTQTANSEPTPVNQAVAENIQPPKTLFNSGWYTVTPAQPGIANKRKQNNDT, from the coding sequence ATGTTTAGTGTTTTTGAATATGTATTAATAGCGGTTTATGTAGCAGTGTTGCTCGTCGTCAGTCGGTGGATTGGCCAGCAGGCGTTTTCTTGGATGCCTCCCCAAGCTACAGCAGAAGCACAACGGGTAGATGATTTATTTAGCTTCTTAGTCTCAATTGGAGCATTTATCTTACTTGGGCTAATTGGCGTTATGGTTTATGCGATCGCATTCCATCGCGCCCCTCCAGAAGACTACACCGAGGGACACCCCTCTAGAGGTGATGCGAGGCTAGAAATATTGTGGACAGCAACCCCAACTTTGTTAGTAGTGTGGATTGCTTTTCAAAGCTTCAATATTTATCAGCAGTTAAATATTTTAGGTTTAAAGCAAATCGTGCATTTGCACACACCCCTAGAATCTGCACCCGCTTATGCCGAAACCGTCAGCGATGCCCCCAAACCTGCATCTGAAACTATTGATGTTTTCGTTAAGCAGTGGGATTGGTCTTTTCGTTATCCAAATAACGTTACTAGCAATCAACTGCATCTGCCGATCAATCGTAGCACTCGCTTAAATCTGCAAGCACAGGATGTAATTCACGGTTTCTATGTCCCTGAGTTTCGCTTAAAGCAGGATATTATTCCAGGGCGCGACATTGATATTGTGCTAACACCTACTCGCCCAGGCAAATATCGGCTGAAAGATTCTCAATTTAGCGGTACTTACTTTGCCTTAATGGAAACGGATGTATACGTTGAATCCCTCGACCGATATAACCAGTGGCTCACGCAAACTGCTAATAGCGAACCAACTCCAGTAAATCAGGCAGTTGCCGAAAATATCCAACCACCAAAAACATTGTTTAATAGCGGCTGGTACACCGTCACACCTGCTCAACCTGGCATTGCCAATAAAAGGAAGCAAAATAATGACACATGA